The window AAGATGTTCTTCAAGACCACTCCATGGCCTTCAGAATCAGAACCAAGAGAACCAGGTTTATTGAACATTAGTCAACAAGTGAGTGACAGCAATTCTGAAGGAAATGAACAATTATCACAGCCTCAATCTTCAATGGCTAGTGAACCTAATTCCAATGATCAGCTTGGTtggtttcttaattatatggTTGACAACGATGAAACTGATCAAATCAATGTTATCCTTAAGCGTCATAGCATGGAGGAATTCCAAAGCATGGCTCGTGAACTTGAAGCCGGTGATACGACCTCGGTAAAGGTTATTTTGTTTAGTACTTCAACTGTTTTTGTATCTGTCATCGTTAAATGTAGCCTaagttccatctcaaaaccaatactagttttgttgttttggcTTTAAGGCTCTAATACTATATGAGGTTTTGAGTGAGGTATCTTGATTTTCTCAACATGGGATTCTCAGCATGTTTCTTAAACATGCTGCCTCTTTTGTGGAATTCTCAACATGTCTGTTAAAGATGATGTCTCTTTTGAGATCACTTTGATGTCAAATTTTGGATAGAGGTAAGAGAAAAGATTTGCACACCGATGTGGTACTTGCTGCAGACGCTCTGATGCCTAAGTCAAAGAGTGTGGATGTTAGAGAAAGTTTGAGTGTCGAATTCAAGTTACCCCGTAATGATGTGTTTATAGAGAAATTAGTTGACCTATGGTGTTCTCTATAATTTTCGAGTTACCCTAGGATAATTAGATGACCAAGCAGTTGAGAGGGCATATTGTATTCATGTTTGCTAGGGTTGGCCACCACCTAGTGTCTTCCTTGGACTATATATTTGAGCTTATAGTGGTACTTTGGGTTGAGGCATGTTGGGCATTTGCCAAGGGTCTACTTCGATTTTTGGTCGTCACTTTCAGCTTGTATAAGGATTTTTGTAGCCTCTAAATATCATTTATATCCTTTAGTCGAAAATCACACCTAACAACCATCATTGATTGaatctcaatttatttttgctcTTGAAACTGGATACTCGTTTGAGATATCTTGATACcatattagaaaaatttatcTATCTCTAGGAGCAACCTACTTATCTTACAAAGCGTGTGAGCTACTTGATTTTTTATCCAATGTTCAGATTCTTAAAACAACCTATTTTTCAGGTCTCGTCTGAAGGTATGAGGACGACAATTCAAAAGTCATGTAGAAAACCCCTTATAGCAAGGCATTGTCAATACAAAGAGGAAAATGATGAGTCGCAAGACGATTCTTGTggacaaactttaaaagttcaaCGTCAACCGAAGTCCAACAACATTGTAGCCCATAGAGATGAACCAAAAAGAGACGAATCAAGGGAGGTATTTATTTTGCAGGGTGGAAATGTTGAGAAACATACATCAGTCATATATTCTAATGAGACTCCAACAAACTGTTTTTGGTATATCTTAACCACGAAAAGGATTCACCACAAATCGAATGATCAACCAATAGACTATGTTGCTAAAGTGCTTTTAGGAttcataatattaataatgtttGTTCTAACTAGTTTTTGAAACTCTTACAAATTTGGAGAGAATTAGTTATTTATTACCTAAATTTGAGGATTGATTGTGTAGAAAGTGAGAAAGGGGAAGACTTATATGGTGTGATTGTCGAATCCCAAGCTTTGAAGGATAATATACGGTATCgttatatttatcatatatataaactttctTACTTAGAGatctataataaaattgtttttaatatgtGGACGTAGCTATCATAATATTAGTAAAACACGTAAATATGCTTgtcaattcttttattatatgatttgtacattatattctttatttatcgATTTTATACCATAATAAAAGAATCTATGGGGAATGCCTTTTAAAGTCTTCTACTTTTTCATCCATTATGTTTTGTTGTTCTTagattttttaagaataagtGTGATTAGTCtgtataacaaatatttttcttttagagaaatagagaaaaaaagattaagacTTGAGAGATTAATTTTCTATAGTTTTATAGAGTATCGTGATCATTCAAATAGGGAACCGTATCATTTCATTAAAAGTTGTGTCCATTAAAACGACAAAagcataaaattgaaaaacattgaTGCAACCGTTTAttctaattattgttattattaaaaaaacatatcatGTAGATTTTGGTACTTAATAACGATGCAAACTAAATGAGactttaacaattttgacAATGTTTTTCTAAACTGAATcgtaaatcaaatataaaaatttattctaggttcattaattacttaattgtTGTCGATGCTCTTTGTATGTGTTTTCGAAAGAGCAAGacttaaataattattcatttttttggaaccaagagtcaaaattttgatatatttaaatctcATAAAAACTTCTTCTGAGGAATAGGTCAATCTGAGTCATTTCTCAAGAACAATAACTAAGGGTCCTAAAACTACGACTTGGATCCAGAACCCGTATGTTGATGCTCATGATTTTAATatccatcttaaattttatatctaataggTCCCTAACCTTTAACATTTGTGTTTGACAATTTTATATCCAATATATCCTTAATATAtttaacgtttttttttcaatctataAACTTGTTTGACACAAAGTTGAAACTTTAGGTTctcatatatttcatttcGAGTATTCTAAAGAACATCGTTCGGCACAAAATACAAAGTTGAATGACCTATTAtccttttaaatttcaagtatTTATTAGACATAAAATCGACACTTGTAAACTTATTTAGgagttttaaagttttttattggactaaaaagacaaaaagtttaaagtttaagagCTAAAATTGTagtttaacatatttttaaaggaaaaaaagtttgtaataCGAATGTTTTACTTCTatactttaataatttttgtaatacATGTAGATTGATGATCTAATTAAGggttaaatttgtttataagcTATAAAAACTAAGTTGTTACATGCTAAAGTTCAATGACCGAAAAAACTCTTTTGACTCCACTTAAAAGTCATGTTTATGAAATCGCAAGGACATTAGCAATAACTTTATTTGCAAAATCTATtataagaggaagaaaaccaCGTAACATTATTGACACAAACGAGAGAAAGAAGGTCCTCTAACAAGGTTTGATTATCTTTGATGAACTTTTGAGTGATAATTAGTTTTGATTAATCCTAAGGAAAtaagttgaaaatataatataataattgaatgggtttaaaagagaaatgttTAATAggtaataaaaacaaaacatataaattaaattgaataagaaTTTCTGGTGACAGCTTTGAAATTCCCTTTTAGTcccaaaaaaaagttcaatctAACGGCTACTTATTTGGACAATCTAAAATGTCTATTTTGTCCTCTCTTTCATCTATCAGGAGCGTTTCCCCCacacttttaaaacaaacaatacaaaatatcattttataacCAATTGCATacaactttttcaattttttgtttatgatattttaaaaaatatgaaaaattgagCATGTAATAAATTcgttatactttatttttatatggaGTCTAAATAttctctctatattttttttttatttgaacaaTAGGtagaacatatttttttatttgaacaaTAGGTAGaacttttaaattgatataattttggagtttagaatttatttttgaaggaagaaaagggtGGCATGACCATGGGCAGTTTGGTAATTACACtcaacaattcaaaatttaatttcgtttaaaaaattttgtttttcaatttcctAACGGTCAGTTCATCCCATAgttttgctttcttcttcctctaaaACCCTCTGATTTCTCCCATTTCCAAATTCGAAagtctttctctttctctttctcttttgaaatcttccatttttcttccacAATCAGTAACAATGAAGTCGAATCCAACAGGATCGATGGAAACTGGTTTCTTGGGaaacctttcttcttcttcctttcgaAATTTCCTTCCGCGATCCATCTCTTCTAAGAAAAGCCTCATTTCCTCCATTTCTAAGAAAACCCACAAATCTAACTCTGAAAATACACCTCCAGTTCACCCTAACATTCCCCTTAATGACCATCAAATACCCATTTCTAAGTCCCCCTTCGATTCCAATCTCGATCTCTCTGTATCGCAATCTCTTAGTTTGAAGGTATGCTTAAGTTTCTTTTGTGAATTTCACTTCTGTTGAAAGAACACTACtgattttttgtgtttatgatGAACTCTTAGGATGAAGTTCTTCAGTCGGACAATCAGTTTGAAGTTCCTAACCCGCCTGATCCACCCATCAAGGTATGATGAAGTTTACGTTATGTTCTATCTCTAGATCTACGATTTCTTCTTGTCTTTGGTATTTTCTTGTGAAGCTCCTAACCCCCCTCATCCACCCATCAAGGTTGTTGTGAGGATTAGACCTAATGATAGAGAGAATGAAGTGGAAAGGACGGTTAAAAGGATTTCTTCAGATGAATTGACGTTTGGGGACCGGAAATTTTCGTTTGATTCAGTTTTCGATTCAGATTCGAAACAGGTACTATGCTTGATAACTTCTCTTTATAATCCGAACAACCTTAGTTTGCtgtttcataaattttgaaattcggATTTATAGCAATAAGTctgtttaaaatgttgaagtaGTTTGATTCTAATTGCATTTTTTCGTGAATTTTAGGAAGATGTCTTTTCGAAGATTGGAATTCCGCTAGTCAAAGATGCATTGGCTGGTTATAATACTTCTATCATGTCATTTGGTCAGGTAATAGTTGATTCTTATGTTCCAACacaatttctctttcatttaCATAATGTGTCGATTGTCACAAGATGGAAAATTGGTCAGCTAATTCGAATTTTGGATTACTTGAATTGAATCTTTACAGACGGGAAGTGGTAAGACATTCACAATGTGGGGTCCCCCAAGTGCCATGGTTGAAGATCCTTCACCCCTTAGTAACCAAGGTCTTGCTCCTCGCATCTTCCAAATGCTGTTTTCAGAGATTCAAAAGGTGTGGATCCATTTCCTTTCAATCAATTCAATTAGATTCCACACCTCGGTTTTTGTTGTGTATGGCTGTCTAATATTGTGGTTAATCCAATTCAGGAACAAGAAAACTCTGAAggaaaattgataaattatcaGTGTCGTTGCTCTTTTGTAGAGGTATTGAATATTTCTTGACcttttatactattttttataaaatctatcTATCTGTAAGTATATGATCTCACatccttcttttgttttgattcCCATTCCAGATTTTTAATGAACAAATTGGGGATTTGCTTGATCCTACACAAAGGAACCTTAAGGTTAGTTGGCAGCTCACCATTCTTGATGTCTGGCTGGTTGTCTTCAGCGTTCTTATGTCTTTGGTATTATATGCATCTTCTGTGCATTGTTAAATGTTTTGCAATATTTCACCAGATAAAGGATGATGCGAAGAATGGATTGTATGTGGAGAATGTTACAGAAGAATACGTGACAAGTTATGATGATGTGACTCAGATTCTTATCAAGGTTTGTGGTGGtattttgctttatttctATAgctcttcttttgttttcaaccATTGCAATTCATTTCATTTGCTTACCTTTCTCTATTTTACGAGTGCAGGGACTTTCGAGTAGAAAAGTTGGAGCAACCACTATAAATTCTAAGAGCTCTAGGTCCCATATTGTGTTTACTTTCATCATTGAGTCATGGTGCAAGGTGCTTAATCTAGAGTTTGACTTTAATTCAGAACTTGTTTGTTATAGAGAAAACATGTTATTTGTGTTTTAGTTGTTCTTCTGTTTTATCGGTCTCTATCAAAACTATGCGATTCAACTGGTTGAgacattcaaatttatatcagcaatatataatataatgccTTTGGATGCAGGAAACATCATCCAAGTGTTTTGGTAGTTCAAAGACGAGCAGAATCAGCCTTGTTGATCTTGCTGGATTAGATAGGAATGTAACCGATGCCACAGGCAGACAATCCAcaagagaaggaaagaattTAAAGAAGTCTATGTCACGGCTCGGGTATGAGAAACAATGATTGGTGGAATTTCTGAAATGTTAAAAGTTCATTCTAATTATATGTTTGCTTCAACTAAGATATCTGACAATGGGAGACGGATAATTTAGACAATTACAAGCGTGTAACTGTTGTTGCTTTCATTATGTTGATGCAGGCATTTGGTCGATTCATTATCTAAAGAAACTGAAAGACCATCAGAAGATCGTTTGTACAGAGGTTCCTGCTTGACCCATTTACTAAGAGAGTCATTGGGCGGAAATGCTAAGCTCACAGTTATTTGTGCTATCTCTCCAGATAACAAGTACACATCATTTactggttttttctttttttaccatCAAAGCATCCCAAACTTTAGTAGTGTGTACATAAACTTCTTATTCTTGTGTATTTCACCATGATAGTAAAAAATTAAGGTGCTGAGCTTGTCTAGATGGATACATGATCAGTTCTTTTCCTTGTTGAGATAATTTTTGCTATTGTAATAGCAGATGTGTGTCCATACATATATTAAAGTtagctttgtttttttggacGCAGCCATTCATGTGAGACATTAAGGACGTTAAGATTCGGCCAACGATTGAAATCCATAAAGAATCAGCCAatcataaatgaaataaaggaAGATGACGTAAATGATCTGAGTGATCAAATTCGTCAACTAAAGGTAAGTTAGTTCATTCTTAGAAAATGACTGGTAAGTTTGAAATAGTTTGCTTCCTAATTCAAACCAAACTTTGTGTTGTCTGATTGCAGGAAGAACTTATAAGAGCAAATGCCAACTCAGGGAAGTCAGTTCGAAAGACTGGTTACTTTCAAGGGCCTAATGTAAGAGACAGCCTGAATCATTTAAGAGTTAGTATCAATCGCTCTCTGATTTTGCCATGCATTGATAACGACTCGGACGAAGAGGTTAATTGTAATGAGGAAGATGTGAGGGAGTTGCATCAGCAACTGGATAAGGCCCACAGCTTTTCTGAAGAGAACTCGGATAAAAGAGACTCACTTCACTTTTCTTCTGTAGGAGAAAGTTTTGCTTCATATTCAATGAGTGATGATGAAGTAAGTTATCCCCAAACAATGGAAGAAATAAACCCTGTAGAACATCATGAGGACAAGATTATTTTAACAGATAATCTTAGTAGTCGTGATTCCAAGGTTCCTGATCCAGTGAATAGAAGGAGCATCTCTGTCAGCTCATTCTATCACTTCTCTAATCTTGAAGATCCACCCTTGTCTGAGTCtccaaaaattggaaattCTCAAAGGAAAAGTTTGGCTGTTGCACCAAGTTTTGCAGACCATCATGGAAGTAAGATGTCGTCAGACAGCTTTAAGTTTAACAAAGATGTACTGAGGCAGTCACTGAGTCAGAGTAAAAGTATCAGATCCTCGTTGCGATCGAGCAATAATTTCGAGGATCCTACTGAGTCATTGGCAGCTAGTCTTCAAAGGGGTTTAAAGATAATTGATTATCACCAGCAAAGCTCAGCAATAAACAAATCTTCAGTATCCTTCTCCTTTGAACACCTGGCTCGAAAATCATGTCCAGAAGTCAACAAAGCTGTAGGGTCTCTTCAAACACTTGAAGAAGATAATGCTGTTGCCATATCTTCTCCCCATCAGCTTTGTGTATcttgcaaaagaaaaattaccgAGAATGACACTAGTGAAATGCCGAGTAGCAACAACGAACTTGTAGCAGTTAACCAATCCAGGAATCTCAAAGCCATTGTCGGACTCAACCACGTAGACGATCTTGAAAAGGTATATACTTGGTCAACCCACCCAAATTTTACACACTCATGGTAGTTTTTAATATGATGGAGGTACAGCAcgatacatttatatatatacggAATGGTGTAGATTTATCTAAATTAGATGTGTGAAACGTTACCATATTGATCAATATGTGTGGAATACTTTTAATCTCAACTTTAGTTAGTAATGATTTTTTGTACTTTCAAATctgtaacaatttagttttttaactgaacattttttaataatttagtctttATTCTGCTATTATTGtcaatattaattgaaaattcatattcatttaCTTCTTTTACTTCCACGATTCACGTCTTCTGACATTTAATATTTGGGGA of the Cucumis sativus cultivar 9930 chromosome 3, Cucumber_9930_V3, whole genome shotgun sequence genome contains:
- the LOC101203593 gene encoding kinesin-like protein KIN-12F, whose amino-acid sequence is MKSNPTGSMETGFLGNLSSSSFRNFLPRSISSKKSLISSISKKTHKSNSENTPPVHPNIPLNDHQIPISKSPFDSNLDLSVSQSLSLKDEVLQSDNQFEVPNPPDPPIKVVVRIRPNDRENEVERTVKRISSDELTFGDRKFSFDSVFDSDSKQEDVFSKIGIPLVKDALAGYNTSIMSFGQTGSGKTFTMWGPPSAMVEDPSPLSNQGLAPRIFQMLFSEIQKEQENSEGKLINYQCRCSFVEIFNEQIGDLLDPTQRNLKIKDDAKNGLYVENVTEEYVTSYDDVTQILIKGLSSRKVGATTINSKSSRSHIVFTFIIESWCKETSSKCFGSSKTSRISLVDLAGLDRNVTDATGRQSTREGKNLKKSMSRLGHLVDSLSKETERPSEDRLYRGSCLTHLLRESLGGNAKLTVICAISPDNNHSCETLRTLRFGQRLKSIKNQPIINEIKEDDVNDLSDQIRQLKEELIRANANSGKSVRKTGYFQGPNVRDSLNHLRVSINRSLILPCIDNDSDEEVNCNEEDVRELHQQLDKAHSFSEENSDKRDSLHFSSVGESFASYSMSDDEVSYPQTMEEINPVEHHEDKIILTDNLSSRDSKVPDPVNRRSISVSSFYHFSNLEDPPLSESPKIGNSQRKSLAVAPSFADHHGSKMSSDSFKFNKDVLRQSLSQSKSIRSSLRSSNNFEDPTESLAASLQRGLKIIDYHQQSSAINKSSVSFSFEHLARKSCPEVNKAVGSLQTLEEDNAVAISSPHQLCVSCKRKITENDTSEMPSSNNELVAVNQSRNLKAIVGLNHVDDLEKESVQEKCEIKAQNNQNCFTDVSEKEELLKEIQNLRSKLQTFADVSANKSTDKLRSSLLLSRSIHLRKSCLGGGGGSQTNEAELEKERERWTEMESEWISLTDELRVDLESIRQRAEKVEQELNTEKKCNEELEDALHRSVLGHARFVEHYAELQEKYNELVGKHRAIMGGIAEVKRAAQKAGSKGNGSRFSKSLAAELSALRFERDREREFLKKENKSLKLQLRDTAEAVHAAGELLVRLREAEHSASVAEESFTSVQQENEKLKKQMEKLKRKHKMEMITMKQYLAESKLPASALEPLYHDDHDDVGTDKRASYVDDDQAWRSEFGAIYQEQHY